The following proteins are encoded in a genomic region of Desulfosporosinus youngiae DSM 17734:
- a CDS encoding sensor histidine kinase, with product MKHIIKLLFLIYIIVLFAIQGDVPDRAVLVFILMIGVNVFKERFYDTVYATLASFILICIAIWLDRNFTFLLCIPIFDFIYQKRYLGVFPVAIMGLYFTPESEFPSLILIMSLCGILALVMEKAKAKESDYKNKFDEERRLRYELELTKVKLLNSAKDIAHLTEVSERNRIAREIHDNVGHGIAGILIQLQAADKLFDRNEKKSKEVLKKSIENLSDALTLLRNTVHNIKPQETLGVEYIKSVINNFGFCPIELKFYGDFGLLASSQLEILGLIVKEALTNAAKHSKATKVDITIDINEKYTRLYIKDNGVGYVELKEGLGISGMRERVLNLGGTISISSNNGFLIVCLLPMANQEGCDVV from the coding sequence GTGAAACATATAATCAAACTTCTTTTTCTTATCTACATAATTGTTTTATTCGCTATACAAGGTGATGTGCCGGACAGGGCAGTGCTGGTTTTTATTCTCATGATAGGTGTTAATGTATTTAAAGAAAGATTTTATGATACTGTCTATGCCACGCTAGCTTCGTTTATCCTGATCTGTATAGCTATCTGGCTGGACAGAAATTTTACTTTCCTGCTCTGTATTCCTATATTTGATTTCATATATCAAAAGAGATATCTTGGTGTCTTTCCGGTGGCCATTATGGGCCTATATTTCACCCCGGAATCAGAATTTCCCTCATTGATTTTGATCATGAGTCTATGCGGAATCCTGGCCTTGGTAATGGAAAAAGCAAAAGCTAAGGAATCAGACTATAAGAATAAGTTTGACGAGGAAAGACGATTAAGGTACGAGCTTGAGCTGACAAAAGTTAAACTGCTCAATTCGGCAAAAGATATTGCCCATCTTACCGAGGTCAGTGAAAGAAATAGGATCGCCAGGGAAATCCACGACAATGTTGGTCATGGTATCGCCGGTATTCTTATCCAATTACAGGCGGCTGATAAGCTCTTTGACCGAAATGAGAAAAAATCTAAAGAAGTCCTGAAAAAATCCATCGAAAACCTTTCTGATGCTTTGACTTTGCTGCGAAATACTGTTCACAATATAAAACCCCAAGAGACTCTGGGGGTAGAATATATAAAAAGCGTTATTAATAACTTTGGTTTTTGCCCAATTGAGCTTAAGTTTTATGGGGATTTTGGTCTTCTTGCTTCAAGTCAATTAGAGATCCTAGGATTGATTGTTAAAGAGGCTCTTACCAACGCCGCCAAGCACTCTAAGGCAACTAAGGTTGATATCACAATTGATATCAATGAAAAATATACAAGGTTATATATTAAAGACAACGGGGTAGGCTATGTTGAATTAAAGGAAGGGTTAGGTATAAGCGGGATGCGGGAAAGAGTCCTGAATTTAGGGGGGACTATTTCTATTAGTTCGAATAATGGCTTCTTGATAGTATGCCTTTTACCGATGGCTAATCAGGAAGGGTGTGATGTAGTTTGA
- a CDS encoding helix-turn-helix transcriptional regulator: MKNRLEEIRKQRGTKQEELAAALEVSRQTIGSLENGRYNPSIILAFKIARYFNMSIEEIFIYEEE; the protein is encoded by the coding sequence TTGAAAAATAGATTAGAAGAAATTCGAAAGCAGCGAGGAACTAAACAAGAAGAATTGGCGGCTGCTTTAGAAGTATCTAGACAGACGATTGGCTCTTTAGAGAATGGTCGATACAATCCATCGATCATATTAGCATTTAAAATAGCACGATATTTTAATATGTCAATCGAAGAAATTTTCATTTATGAGGAGGAATAA
- a CDS encoding glycosyltransferase family 2 protein, with protein MVAASTPYPDQVEVIVVLNRCTDRTEEIARSYDCVIIKEDRKNMSIIRNAGAKVARGEIIATIDADSRMTDNMLTEIEEKLQTGKYIGGGVMWKFDKRPSSSICAKFSTTLATFFVVLILIPLLIKFRCSSCGIFWCYKRDFESINGFNEDQRMLNLLFV; from the coding sequence ATCGTAGCTGCGTCAACCCCTTATCCTGATCAGGTGGAGGTCATCGTAGTCTTGAACCGCTGTACAGATCGAACCGAAGAGATAGCCAGATCCTACGATTGCGTTATTATCAAGGAAGACAGAAAGAATATGTCTATTATCAGGAATGCCGGTGCAAAAGTTGCCCGGGGAGAGATCATCGCGACCATCGATGCTGACAGCCGGATGACAGATAACATGCTGACTGAGATCGAAGAAAAACTGCAGACAGGGAAGTATATTGGCGGGGGGGTTATGTGGAAGTTTGATAAGAGACCTTCATCATCGATATGTGCAAAATTTTCAACGACACTGGCAACATTTTTTGTGGTACTTATCTTGATTCCATTACTAATAAAGTTTAGATGCTCGTCCTGCGGAATTTTCTGGTGTTATAAGAGAGATTTTGAATCAATTAATGGCTTTAACGAGGACCAGCGTATGCTGAATTTGCTTTTCGTCTAA
- the atpB gene encoding F0F1 ATP synthase subunit A yields MGRGVKKVNEEAVIWHLGFMSFHARTLINTWLVMASVYIFCRLGVRHLTSGKPGKMQNVLEWLVDFVKKIVSDNMNYEQGRPILSYLLTLIMFVFFSNMVSVIPNLTFGLFEYFHIDFAQLNKIFEAKEYFSAAPTSDINVTAALALLTITLVLVLGVKTKGMHYFHHFFEPYKPFFIIHLIDMLAKPLTLAFRLFGNIFAGEILVKVIWMLPGISVLPGILPQVIWLAFSIFIGAIQAYVFTVLTTAYVAQAVTPSEH; encoded by the coding sequence ATGGGGAGAGGGGTAAAAAAAGTGAACGAAGAAGCAGTTATTTGGCATTTAGGATTTATGTCCTTTCATGCAAGAACCTTAATCAATACTTGGCTTGTGATGGCCTCTGTCTATATATTTTGCCGGCTGGGGGTTCGTCATCTAACCAGTGGTAAGCCGGGTAAAATGCAGAACGTTTTGGAATGGCTTGTGGATTTTGTTAAAAAAATTGTCTCAGATAATATGAATTATGAACAAGGACGTCCGATTCTAAGTTATTTACTAACGTTGATCATGTTTGTTTTCTTTTCCAATATGGTAAGTGTGATCCCGAACTTAACGTTTGGCCTTTTTGAATATTTTCACATCGACTTTGCTCAATTAAACAAGATTTTTGAGGCCAAGGAGTATTTTTCAGCTGCACCCACTTCGGATATCAATGTTACTGCGGCACTTGCCTTACTAACCATCACTTTGGTACTTGTTTTAGGTGTAAAGACAAAAGGAATGCATTATTTCCATCATTTTTTTGAACCTTACAAGCCGTTCTTTATTATTCACCTGATCGACATGCTTGCCAAGCCGTTAACGCTGGCCTTTCGTCTATTTGGAAATATCTTTGCCGGTGAAATTCTCGTGAAAGTTATTTGGATGTTACCGGGAATCAGCGTTTTACCCGGGATATTACCTCAGGTAATTTGGCTGGCCTTTAGCATTTTTATTGGTGCTATTCAGGCTTACGTTTTCACTGTATTAACCACAGCTTATGTTGCTCAGGCCGTAACTCCTTCTGAACATTAA
- a CDS encoding response regulator transcription factor: MKVLIVDDDALIREGLKILLEIEDDFQVVGTASNGHEALEMCRKEKPELVLMDIRMPVMDGVLGTKLIKSQFREIKIVILTTFKDDEYIKEALKSGAEGYILKNQPADSIIESLRTVGKGNIVLEREVANTLSSMLKESKKATPERLNISPREFEILKLVGEGLSNREIAESLNISEGTTRNYVTGLLEKLGFRDRTQLAIFFIRNCE; this comes from the coding sequence TTGAAAGTTCTTATTGTAGATGATGATGCTTTAATCAGAGAAGGATTGAAGATACTCTTGGAGATTGAAGATGATTTCCAAGTTGTAGGCACAGCAAGTAACGGGCATGAAGCATTGGAAATGTGCCGTAAAGAAAAACCGGAGCTTGTTCTAATGGATATCAGGATGCCTGTAATGGATGGAGTTTTAGGTACCAAGCTAATTAAAAGTCAATTCCGGGAAATCAAAATTGTGATTCTTACAACCTTTAAAGATGATGAGTATATAAAAGAAGCCTTAAAAAGCGGAGCGGAAGGATACATCCTTAAAAATCAACCGGCAGACAGTATAATCGAAAGCCTACGGACTGTTGGTAAAGGTAATATTGTTTTAGAGCGAGAAGTAGCCAATACTCTTTCTTCCATGCTTAAGGAAAGTAAAAAGGCTACTCCCGAACGTCTTAATATTTCGCCACGTGAATTTGAGATATTAAAATTGGTAGGAGAGGGTCTATCAAATAGGGAAATTGCTGAAAGCCTTAACATAAGTGAAGGTACAACTAGAAATTATGTCACGGGCTTGCTGGAGAAACTTGGCTTTAGGGACAGAACCCAGCTTGCAATTTTCTTTATCAGAAATTGTGAATAG